A genomic segment from uncultured Alistipes sp. encodes:
- the recG gene encoding ATP-dependent DNA helicase RecG, giving the protein MEILDNDIKYVAGVGEARARLLDRELGIRTVGDLLSHYPFRYIDRTRIYRIAEITDTAGLAYVQFRARVMGVAYAGTGRKRRFTVQVQDPSGSAELIWFQGIKWIEKKVEVGREYLVFGRPNFFRGELSIAHPELETVEQALSRKPESGMQGIYPSTEKLSNVLGTKGMYQIVCNAWALARDRISDPLPEALRARYGLVSRREALYNIHFPQSQEALRQAQYRLKFEELLGVQLNIQQRRSARLSKSDGFLFPKVGGVFNTFYHEKLPFPLTGAQKRVIREIRKDTVSGFQMNRLLQGDVGSGKTLVALMSMLLAVDNGYQACMMAPTEILARQHFATIRRMLDGMEVRVAILTGASKTRERREALDGIASGEVDILIGTHALIEDRVQFANLGFVVIDEQHRFGVEQRARLWTKNAQPPHILVMTATPIPRTLAMTLYGDLDVSVIDELPPGRRPIKTYHYTDAARLKLFGFMRQEIAKGRQVYVVYPLIKESEAMDYKDLTDGYEAISRDFPLPQYVTAICHGKMKPADKEESMRQFKQGEAQILVATSVIEVGVDVPNATVMVIESAERFGLSQLHQLRGRVGRGGEQSYCILMSGEKLSRESRARLDAMCETNDGFRLAELDLRLRGAGDINGTLQSGMAFDLKIASPTADVQILTVSRDAASEILAEDPALAQPQNLGLEMLRRRYSGREEIDFSRIS; this is encoded by the coding sequence GTGGAGATACTCGACAATGACATAAAGTACGTCGCCGGGGTCGGGGAGGCCCGGGCCCGGCTCCTCGACCGCGAACTCGGGATTCGAACCGTGGGGGATCTGCTCTCCCACTACCCCTTCCGGTACATCGACCGAACGCGCATCTACCGCATCGCGGAGATCACCGATACGGCCGGGCTCGCCTATGTCCAGTTCCGGGCCCGGGTCATGGGGGTCGCCTACGCCGGGACCGGCCGCAAACGCCGGTTTACGGTCCAGGTCCAGGACCCCTCGGGATCCGCGGAACTCATCTGGTTCCAGGGGATCAAGTGGATCGAGAAAAAAGTCGAGGTCGGACGCGAATACCTCGTCTTCGGCCGCCCGAACTTCTTCCGCGGCGAACTCTCGATCGCCCACCCCGAACTGGAAACCGTCGAACAGGCCCTCTCCCGCAAACCCGAAAGCGGTATGCAGGGAATATACCCCTCGACCGAAAAACTGAGCAACGTCCTCGGGACCAAGGGCATGTACCAGATCGTCTGTAACGCCTGGGCCCTGGCCCGCGACCGCATCTCCGATCCGCTGCCGGAGGCCCTGCGCGCCCGGTACGGGTTGGTTTCACGGCGCGAGGCGCTCTACAACATCCACTTCCCGCAGTCGCAGGAGGCCCTCCGGCAGGCCCAGTACCGGCTCAAATTCGAAGAGCTGTTAGGCGTCCAGCTCAACATCCAGCAGCGGAGATCGGCCCGGCTCTCGAAAAGCGACGGATTCCTCTTCCCCAAGGTCGGAGGCGTCTTCAACACCTTCTACCACGAAAAACTCCCCTTCCCCCTGACCGGCGCCCAGAAGCGCGTGATCCGCGAGATCCGCAAGGATACCGTCTCGGGATTCCAGATGAACCGCCTGCTGCAGGGTGACGTCGGAAGCGGGAAAACCCTCGTGGCCCTGATGTCCATGCTGCTGGCCGTCGACAACGGATACCAGGCCTGCATGATGGCCCCCACCGAGATCCTCGCCCGCCAGCACTTTGCGACCATCCGCAGGATGCTCGACGGCATGGAGGTCCGGGTCGCCATCCTTACCGGCGCCTCGAAAACCCGCGAGCGCCGAGAAGCCCTCGATGGAATCGCCTCGGGCGAAGTCGACATCCTGATCGGCACCCATGCGCTGATCGAGGACCGCGTGCAGTTTGCGAACCTCGGGTTTGTCGTCATCGACGAACAGCACCGTTTCGGCGTCGAGCAGCGCGCCCGACTCTGGACCAAAAACGCGCAGCCGCCCCACATCCTCGTCATGACCGCCACGCCCATCCCCCGCACGCTGGCCATGACCCTCTACGGCGACCTCGACGTCTCGGTCATCGACGAACTCCCGCCCGGACGCCGCCCGATCAAGACCTACCACTATACGGATGCCGCACGGCTGAAACTCTTCGGGTTCATGCGCCAGGAGATCGCCAAGGGCCGGCAGGTCTATGTCGTCTACCCGCTCATCAAAGAGTCCGAAGCCATGGACTACAAGGACCTGACGGACGGTTACGAGGCCATTTCACGAGACTTCCCCCTGCCGCAGTACGTCACGGCCATCTGCCACGGCAAGATGAAACCCGCCGACAAGGAGGAGTCCATGCGCCAGTTCAAGCAGGGCGAAGCGCAGATCCTCGTCGCAACTTCCGTCATCGAGGTCGGCGTCGACGTCCCCAACGCCACCGTCATGGTCATCGAATCCGCCGAACGGTTCGGACTCTCCCAGCTCCATCAGCTGCGCGGGCGCGTCGGACGAGGCGGAGAACAGTCCTACTGCATCCTCATGTCCGGCGAAAAACTATCCCGCGAATCCCGCGCCCGGCTCGACGCCATGTGCGAAACGAACGACGGATTCCGACTCGCAGAACTCGACCTCAGGCTGCGCGGTGCCGGAGACATCAACGGAACGCTCCAGAGCGGTATGGCATTCGATTTGAAGATCGCAAGCCCTACGGCCGACGTGCAGATCCTCACCGTCTCGCGAGATGCCGCCTCCGAGATCCTCGCCGAGGACCCCGCACTCGCCCAACCCCAGAACCTCGGGCTGGAAATGCTCCGGAGACGCTACTCGGGACGCGAAGAGATCGATTTTTCCCGTATTTCGTAA
- the ispG gene encoding (E)-4-hydroxy-3-methylbut-2-enyl-diphosphate synthase has product MDLTTFRRRPTCEVRIGRVTIGGDRPVAVQSMTNTDTNDTSASVAQIERIDRAGGKIVRLTAQGRREGENLANIVRALRSDGFATAVVADIHFVPEVASIAAKHVDKVRINPGNYRNDHGEFEALIEQCRERGVALRIGVNHGSLAKRVFDRWGDTPEGMVVSAMEFLRICRDRDFDQVVVSMKSSNTRVMVAAYRLLAEAMDAEGMHYPIHLGVTEAGNGLEGRVKSAVGIGALLADGIGDTIRVSLTEAPENEIPVAQMLVAHFASRPGKFEVLHPERYSPTACRRRSHVTVPLTHDEPHDGFLVLESASGNPTAELRAAILNLDTPDCPVIVKRRYEDPTLEAVAVKAAADLGPLLLDGLADGLWIDAPGHSAAAIRDVELMILQAARVRFSHTEYIACPSCGRTLYDIEKTLADIKARTSHLKNLRIGVMGCIVNGPGEMADADYGYVGAAPGRITLYKGREVVARNIPQEEALDRLIALIRENGDWTDAPADGR; this is encoded by the coding sequence ATGGATTTGACGACATTCAGGCGACGTCCGACGTGCGAGGTGCGGATCGGGCGTGTGACGATTGGCGGCGACCGCCCGGTGGCCGTGCAGTCGATGACCAATACGGATACGAACGACACGTCGGCGAGCGTTGCCCAGATCGAGCGCATCGATCGGGCCGGGGGGAAGATCGTGCGCCTGACGGCCCAGGGCCGGCGCGAGGGCGAGAACCTGGCGAATATCGTCCGGGCGCTGCGGTCCGACGGTTTTGCGACGGCCGTGGTGGCCGACATCCACTTTGTCCCCGAAGTGGCCTCGATTGCCGCGAAACATGTCGACAAGGTGCGGATCAACCCCGGCAACTACCGCAACGACCACGGGGAGTTCGAGGCGCTGATCGAGCAGTGCCGCGAGCGGGGTGTTGCGCTGCGCATCGGGGTGAACCACGGGTCGCTTGCGAAGCGTGTTTTCGACCGTTGGGGTGATACGCCCGAAGGGATGGTCGTCTCGGCGATGGAGTTTTTGCGGATCTGCCGGGATCGGGATTTCGACCAGGTGGTCGTCTCGATGAAGTCGAGCAACACGCGCGTGATGGTGGCGGCCTACCGGCTGCTGGCCGAGGCGATGGATGCCGAGGGAATGCACTACCCGATCCACCTCGGGGTTACCGAAGCCGGAAACGGCCTCGAAGGGCGCGTGAAGAGCGCCGTGGGCATCGGTGCGCTGCTGGCCGACGGCATCGGCGATACGATCCGCGTATCGCTCACCGAAGCCCCTGAAAATGAGATTCCCGTAGCGCAGATGCTGGTCGCGCACTTCGCTTCGCGGCCCGGGAAGTTCGAGGTCCTTCACCCCGAACGCTACTCCCCGACCGCCTGTCGGCGCCGTTCGCACGTCACCGTGCCGTTGACGCACGACGAACCGCACGACGGATTCCTCGTTCTGGAATCCGCTTCGGGGAATCCGACAGCCGAACTGCGCGCCGCGATCCTGAACCTCGACACGCCCGATTGCCCGGTGATTGTGAAACGCCGCTACGAGGATCCGACGCTGGAGGCCGTGGCCGTAAAGGCGGCCGCCGACCTGGGTCCGCTGCTGCTGGACGGGCTGGCCGACGGGCTTTGGATCGACGCTCCGGGCCACTCCGCGGCGGCGATCCGCGACGTGGAACTGATGATCCTGCAGGCTGCGCGCGTGCGTTTTTCGCATACCGAATACATCGCCTGCCCCTCGTGCGGGCGGACGCTCTACGACATCGAAAAGACGCTGGCCGACATCAAGGCGCGTACGTCGCACCTGAAAAACCTCCGCATCGGGGTGATGGGCTGCATCGTGAACGGCCCTGGGGAGATGGCTGATGCCGACTACGGTTACGTAGGCGCGGCCCCGGGGCGCATTACGCTTTACAAGGGACGCGAGGTCGTTGCGCGCAACATTCCGCAGGAGGAGGCGCTCGACCGGCTCATCGCGCTGATCCGCGAGAACGGCGACTGGACCGATGCCCCGGCCGACGGTCGATAA
- a CDS encoding WbqC family protein has product MTILPLAYLPSVSYFTCLLHDECVVDLGEHFVKRSERNRARILATGGVMELTAHVCHANRPRQPMRTVRLDYSKRWQHQHWGALVASYRSSPYFEHYASRFEPFYRREYGFLVDYDLELLETLCTLARIPFPRLCETYVEARPGDLDMRSRYAKDPAFAAESYFQVFSDRMPFAPNLSFADLLFAEGPASVSVLEHCRRG; this is encoded by the coding sequence ATGACCATTCTTCCCCTTGCCTACCTTCCGTCGGTGTCGTACTTCACCTGCCTGCTGCACGACGAGTGCGTCGTGGATCTGGGTGAGCACTTCGTGAAGCGCTCCGAGCGCAATCGGGCCCGGATCCTGGCCACCGGCGGCGTGATGGAACTCACGGCGCACGTCTGCCACGCAAACCGACCCCGGCAGCCCATGCGCACCGTCCGCCTCGACTACTCGAAACGCTGGCAGCACCAGCATTGGGGGGCGCTGGTCGCCTCCTACCGTTCGTCGCCCTATTTCGAACACTATGCCTCCCGTTTCGAACCCTTCTACCGCCGGGAGTACGGGTTCCTTGTCGACTACGACCTTGAACTGCTGGAGACGCTTTGCACGCTGGCCCGGATTCCGTTTCCGCGTCTCTGCGAGACCTACGTCGAGGCCCGGCCGGGCGATCTGGACATGAGGTCCCGATACGCGAAGGACCCGGCTTTTGCTGCCGAGTCCTATTTCCAGGTCTTTTCCGACAGGATGCCTTTTGCGCCTAATTTGTCGTTTGCGGACCTGTTGTTCGCCGAGGGGCCTGCATCCGTTTCGGTTTTAGAACATTGCCGACGAGGATAG
- a CDS encoding glycoside hydrolase family 2 TIM barrel-domain containing protein: MKRYITLLLLAGLAATSVQAREVLPINEGWRFFFKSERTSDNARHVTLPHSWNTDPLAQGYWLETTGNYQNGMYIPTEWAAKRLFVKFYGVQSVADVFVNGHHVGTHRGGGTAFTFEVTDKIRFGADNALLVMVNNSSRNDVLPTSTDMNLYGGIYREAELIVTEATAISPLYLGSDGVIVHSREVSAERAEGEIEVHLTSKGQNACTLNIEINAPDGRQVFAKRQKAKIDEKPVAIPFTIEKPELWSPEHPALYTVTAAIGEDSIADRVVVRTGFRAISVSTEGGFTINGARIPIHGVEFHHDNTLSGGTLVPEDYNADLRQIHDIGANAIRSAVFPHAQYLYDRCDEQGLLVWIDMPFHRAPFLGDMSYFATPEFEENGMQQLQEIIAQNINHPSVVMWGIFSQLWMRGDDVTPYLRRLNDTARTMDPSRPTVACSDQDGALNFITDLIVWKQSVGWRRGSTDDVIVWRDLLQKNWSYLKSGVCYGGQGFLGHKSYTTQDEPRSNWLPEEKQTRFHEEYARNLQNDSLFWGVWIESLFDYGSARRPYGVNGSGLVTLNRREYKDAFYLYRAMWNRQVPTLHIVDKRRKLRDGNKQVFRVYSSLGMPLLTAGTDTLVMNEYAPCQYRTDSVALRGVVEVKAAAGNLRDSVTILVGNVLKPKRMQAPRRTTGPQTTN, translated from the coding sequence ATGAAACGATACATAACGCTGCTCCTGCTCGCCGGACTTGCCGCCACATCGGTCCAGGCCCGGGAGGTCCTCCCCATCAACGAAGGGTGGCGGTTCTTCTTCAAGTCCGAACGGACCTCCGACAACGCACGCCATGTCACACTCCCGCACAGCTGGAATACCGACCCCCTCGCCCAGGGATACTGGCTCGAAACCACAGGAAACTATCAGAACGGCATGTATATCCCTACGGAATGGGCCGCAAAACGCCTCTTCGTAAAATTCTACGGCGTGCAGAGCGTCGCAGACGTTTTCGTGAACGGACACCACGTCGGAACACATCGGGGCGGAGGAACGGCTTTCACCTTCGAAGTCACGGACAAAATCCGCTTCGGAGCCGACAACGCACTGCTCGTTATGGTCAACAACAGTTCCCGGAACGACGTGCTCCCCACATCCACCGACATGAACCTGTACGGCGGAATTTACCGCGAAGCCGAACTTATCGTCACCGAAGCTACCGCCATCTCTCCCCTCTACCTCGGATCGGACGGCGTGATCGTTCACTCCCGGGAGGTCTCGGCTGAACGCGCCGAAGGCGAAATCGAAGTGCACCTCACCTCGAAAGGCCAAAATGCCTGCACGCTCAACATCGAAATCAACGCCCCCGACGGCCGACAGGTCTTCGCAAAACGTCAGAAAGCCAAAATCGACGAAAAACCCGTCGCCATACCCTTTACGATCGAAAAACCCGAACTCTGGAGCCCCGAACACCCGGCGCTCTACACCGTCACGGCCGCCATCGGAGAGGACAGTATCGCAGACCGGGTCGTTGTCCGGACCGGATTCCGGGCTATCAGCGTCTCCACAGAAGGCGGTTTCACGATAAACGGCGCGCGCATCCCCATCCACGGCGTGGAGTTCCACCACGACAACACGCTCTCCGGCGGAACACTCGTCCCCGAAGACTACAATGCAGACCTCAGGCAGATCCATGACATCGGAGCCAATGCCATCCGCTCGGCCGTATTCCCCCATGCGCAGTACCTCTACGACCGCTGCGACGAACAAGGACTGCTCGTCTGGATCGACATGCCGTTCCACCGCGCCCCCTTCCTGGGCGACATGTCCTATTTCGCAACGCCCGAATTCGAGGAGAACGGAATGCAGCAGCTCCAGGAGATCATCGCCCAAAATATCAACCACCCCTCGGTTGTCATGTGGGGCATCTTCTCCCAACTCTGGATGCGCGGGGATGACGTGACACCCTATCTGCGACGGCTGAACGACACCGCCCGGACGATGGATCCGTCACGTCCGACCGTCGCGTGCAGCGATCAGGACGGAGCACTGAACTTCATCACCGACCTGATCGTCTGGAAACAGTCCGTGGGATGGAGACGAGGTTCGACCGACGACGTGATCGTCTGGCGTGACCTCCTGCAGAAAAACTGGTCGTACCTGAAGTCGGGGGTCTGCTACGGCGGGCAGGGATTCCTCGGGCACAAAAGCTACACGACACAGGACGAACCCCGTTCGAACTGGCTCCCCGAAGAGAAACAGACCCGATTCCATGAAGAGTATGCCCGCAACCTCCAGAACGATTCGCTCTTCTGGGGCGTCTGGATCGAAAGCCTCTTCGACTACGGCTCCGCACGTCGGCCCTACGGCGTGAACGGATCGGGACTCGTCACCCTCAACCGCCGCGAATACAAGGATGCCTTCTATCTCTACAGGGCGATGTGGAACCGGCAGGTCCCCACGCTGCACATCGTCGACAAACGGCGCAAGCTGCGCGACGGGAACAAACAGGTGTTCAGGGTCTATTCGTCGCTCGGAATGCCCCTGCTCACGGCCGGAACCGATACGCTCGTCATGAACGAATACGCACCCTGTCAGTACCGGACCGATTCGGTGGCGTTGCGGGGTGTCGTCGAAGTGAAGGCGGCGGCGGGGAATCTGCGCGACAGCGTGACTATCCTCGTCGGCAATGTTCTAAAACCGAAACGGATGCAGGCCCCTCGGCGAACAACAGGTCCGCAAACGACAAATTAG
- a CDS encoding helix-turn-helix transcriptional regulator — protein MDYQEEIRYISERIKCLRKESRLTVQELAYRCDMERSNLSRIEAGRTNLTVKTLCIICNALGVKLRDVIR, from the coding sequence ATGGATTATCAGGAGGAGATACGATATATCTCCGAGAGAATCAAGTGTTTGAGAAAGGAGAGCCGGTTGACTGTTCAGGAGCTGGCCTATCGGTGTGACATGGAAAGATCCAATCTGAGTCGAATCGAAGCAGGCCGTACAAACCTGACGGTGAAAACGCTCTGTATTATTTGTAATGCCTTGGGGGTCAAACTTCGGGATGTGATCCGCTGA
- a CDS encoding CvpA family protein: MNSIDLIVCLVVVLAVWNGWRQGFIVQICSLAGIVAGIWLAARFGTEVGGWLRFDPEIAAAGGFVVVLVVVVLGVAVAARLARKLFRFAGFGVADIVLGIVVSLLKFLLVLSVLFSAFDRLNVDYSLVGPRTIERSRTYKPVMRLSESLFPFLEWVGERVPGSESREDEPVRSADTEKEEFDV; the protein is encoded by the coding sequence TTGAATAGTATCGATCTGATCGTATGCCTGGTGGTGGTGCTGGCCGTCTGGAACGGCTGGCGCCAGGGTTTCATCGTGCAGATCTGTTCCCTGGCGGGCATTGTCGCGGGGATCTGGCTGGCGGCGCGGTTCGGGACAGAGGTGGGCGGTTGGCTCCGCTTCGATCCGGAGATTGCCGCCGCGGGCGGTTTTGTCGTCGTGCTGGTGGTTGTGGTGCTTGGCGTGGCCGTTGCGGCGCGTCTGGCGCGCAAGCTCTTCCGGTTTGCAGGCTTCGGGGTTGCGGACATCGTGCTGGGCATCGTGGTTTCGCTGCTGAAGTTCCTGTTGGTACTGAGCGTGCTCTTCTCGGCTTTCGACCGTTTGAACGTGGATTACAGCCTGGTCGGGCCCCGGACGATCGAGCGTTCCCGAACCTATAAGCCGGTCATGCGGCTCTCCGAATCGCTTTTCCCGTTCCTGGAATGGGTCGGCGAACGGGTCCCGGGTTCGGAATCGCGGGAGGACGAGCCAGTGCGGTCTGCCGATACGGAAAAGGAGGAATTCGATGTATAA
- the rsgA gene encoding ribosome small subunit-dependent GTPase A: MYKRFTGTVVRATGSWYDVVTESGAAVHCRIRGRLRLKGVRSTNPVVVGDVVSCEAEEPEDEGVIVDIFPRRNYVIRRASNLSKESHIIAANIDRALLMVTLRSPETPPEFVDRFLVTCEAYKVPVTILLSKIDLQDAEAVAAFRAVYEGAGYGVLEVSAPEGRGVEEVRRLLSGVTTLVSGNSGVGKSTLIQTIDPSLEIRTGEISESHHKGRHTTTFSTMYPLQGGGAVIDTPGIKGFGLIDIDDAELWHYFPEMMRTAPGCRFYNCTHTHEPGCAVIDAVKRGEISLARYESYLKILDEDEKYRK, translated from the coding sequence ATGTATAAACGGTTTACGGGGACGGTGGTCCGTGCGACGGGGAGTTGGTACGACGTCGTGACGGAGTCGGGTGCGGCGGTTCACTGCCGGATCCGGGGGCGGCTGCGCCTGAAAGGGGTGCGTTCGACCAATCCGGTAGTCGTGGGCGACGTGGTGTCGTGCGAGGCGGAAGAACCGGAGGACGAGGGTGTCATCGTCGATATTTTCCCTCGCCGCAACTACGTGATCCGCCGGGCCTCGAACCTCTCGAAGGAGTCGCACATCATCGCCGCAAATATCGACCGGGCGCTGCTGATGGTGACGCTGCGTTCTCCGGAGACGCCTCCGGAGTTCGTGGACCGTTTTCTGGTGACGTGCGAGGCCTACAAGGTCCCGGTTACGATCCTGCTTTCGAAGATCGACCTGCAGGATGCGGAGGCCGTAGCCGCGTTCCGCGCGGTCTATGAAGGGGCGGGTTACGGGGTGCTGGAGGTCTCGGCCCCCGAGGGGCGCGGCGTGGAGGAGGTCCGCCGCCTGCTGAGCGGAGTGACGACCCTCGTTTCGGGAAACTCCGGGGTCGGGAAGTCGACCCTGATCCAGACGATCGACCCGTCGTTGGAGATCCGCACGGGCGAGATCTCCGAGAGCCACCACAAGGGCCGCCATACGACGACCTTCTCGACGATGTATCCGCTGCAGGGGGGCGGCGCGGTGATCGACACGCCGGGGATCAAGGGTTTCGGGCTGATCGACATCGACGATGCCGAACTGTGGCACTACTTCCCGGAGATGATGCGCACGGCCCCCGGCTGCCGGTTCTACAACTGTACGCACACCCACGAACCGGGCTGTGCGGTGATCGACGCCGTGAAGCGGGGGGAGATCTCCCTGGCGCGCTACGAGAGCTATCTGAAAATCCTCGATGAAGATGAGAAGTACCGCAAGTAA
- a CDS encoding RNA methyltransferase, producing MKMRSTASNDTTPRSDALFGPEAGPAAGRIACLAEFMTAERYGVLRGSVSMRTRYMTVLAENLYHGQNAAALIRHCDAFGVQELHTVETLCRFEPNPVIARGSEQWVDVRRHASTAEAIAALRREGYRIVATTPHREDVTPETFDVAKGPFALVFGTEHAGISDDAIAAADEFLRIPMCGLVESLNVSASAAILIYQLSERVRHTVPNWALPLPEQAALMERWMRRSVKDADAILQRRFGGTE from the coding sequence ATGAAGATGAGAAGTACCGCAAGTAACGATACGACACCGCGCAGCGATGCGCTGTTCGGCCCCGAAGCGGGCCCTGCTGCCGGGCGGATTGCCTGCCTGGCGGAGTTCATGACGGCGGAGCGCTACGGTGTGCTGCGGGGGAGCGTATCGATGCGCACGCGCTACATGACGGTGCTGGCCGAGAACCTGTACCACGGGCAGAATGCGGCGGCGCTGATCCGCCATTGCGACGCCTTCGGGGTGCAGGAACTGCATACGGTGGAGACGCTGTGCCGTTTCGAGCCGAATCCGGTGATTGCGCGGGGTTCGGAGCAGTGGGTCGACGTACGGCGCCACGCCTCGACGGCGGAGGCGATTGCGGCGCTGCGGCGCGAAGGGTACCGCATCGTGGCCACGACGCCTCACCGCGAGGATGTCACCCCCGAGACCTTCGATGTTGCGAAGGGCCCCTTTGCGCTGGTGTTCGGCACGGAGCACGCCGGCATTTCGGACGATGCCATCGCTGCGGCAGACGAATTCCTGCGGATTCCGATGTGCGGACTGGTCGAGAGCCTGAACGTCTCGGCTTCGGCGGCGATCCTGATCTACCAACTCTCCGAACGGGTGCGGCATACGGTTCCGAATTGGGCGCTTCCGCTCCCGGAGCAGGCGGCGCTGATGGAGCGCTGGATGCGTCGCAGCGTGAAGGATGCCGATGCGATCCTGCAGCGGCGCTTCGGCGGGACGGAATAA